From a region of the Hymenobacter jejuensis genome:
- a CDS encoding glycoside hydrolase family 95 protein — protein sequence MKQLPWPAKTTLLLLWWAAALGAAAAKPVPTPLRLWYTQPAANWNEALPLGNGRLGAMVFGAPQRERLQLNEETIWAGGPNNNVKPDALPVVRQLREQLLAGQLVEAQALAQAQMQPAGNSGMPYQTASNVYLDFPGHEGATHYQRDLDIGRAVASVSYQVGRVRYRREVFSSLPDQVVVVRLTASKPGQISCQLSEESLLPFTRHAEKDQLVLDGHGSAHEGQEGQIRFQTRLKAVVEGGTVQTTDAGIRIQRANSATLYLSIGTNFNNYHDVSGDAAARASAYLAAAVRKPYKQALADHVAAYQRYFNRVTLNLGVTPAVQLPTLQRLADFAQGHDPALAALYFQYGRYLLISSSQPGGQPANLQGIWNDQLKGPWDSKYTVNINTEMNYWPAEVTNLTELHEPLFSLIQDLSVTGRQSARQMYGARGWMLHHNTDIWRITGQVDPPQYGLWPMGGAWLSQHLWDHYQFTGDQQFLRTYYPVLKGAATYYVDALQEEPTHHWLVVAPSVSPENTYSLQGKQIALVAGTTMDNQLVFDLFSKTIRAAELLQLDQPFADTLRTLRERLPPMQIGQYGQVQEWLQDVDNPRDTHRHISHLYGLYPSGQLSPYRTPALFEAARVTLTQRGDVSTGWSMGWKVNFWARMQDGNHAYKLLTEQLRLRASEPGGVSEGGGTYPNLLDAHPPFQIDGNFGCTAGLAELFVQSYDGTLDLLPALPDAWPTGEVTGLVARGGYVVDLAWDKGRLTRARITSRLGGNCRVRVHRPIAATGGLKLQAAQGPNSNPFYQTFPVKPPLVSAKTTPRQPALAPSFVYDFPTQAGQAYSLRAR from the coding sequence ATGAAGCAACTTCCTTGGCCAGCTAAAACCACTTTACTGCTGCTTTGGTGGGCCGCCGCCCTTGGAGCCGCGGCAGCCAAACCGGTGCCTACCCCCTTGCGCCTGTGGTACACGCAGCCGGCCGCCAACTGGAACGAGGCCCTGCCCCTCGGCAACGGCCGCTTGGGGGCCATGGTGTTTGGCGCGCCCCAGCGCGAGCGACTCCAGTTGAACGAGGAAACTATTTGGGCCGGCGGGCCCAACAACAACGTGAAGCCCGACGCGTTGCCGGTGGTGCGGCAGTTGCGCGAGCAGCTGCTGGCCGGGCAGCTGGTGGAGGCGCAAGCGCTTGCGCAGGCCCAAATGCAGCCCGCCGGCAACAGCGGCATGCCCTACCAAACGGCGTCGAATGTGTACCTCGACTTTCCGGGCCACGAGGGCGCCACCCACTACCAGCGCGACCTCGACATTGGCCGAGCCGTGGCTTCGGTCAGCTACCAAGTAGGGCGAGTGCGCTATCGCCGTGAGGTATTCAGCTCCCTGCCCGACCAAGTGGTGGTTGTGCGCCTCACAGCCAGCAAACCAGGCCAAATCAGCTGCCAGCTGAGCGAGGAAAGCCTGCTGCCGTTCACCCGGCACGCCGAAAAAGATCAGCTGGTGCTGGATGGCCACGGCAGCGCCCACGAAGGCCAAGAAGGGCAGATCCGCTTCCAAACGCGCCTGAAGGCCGTCGTCGAGGGCGGCACCGTGCAAACCACCGACGCCGGCATCCGCATTCAGCGCGCTAACAGCGCCACGCTCTACCTTTCCATCGGCACCAATTTTAACAACTACCACGACGTGAGCGGCGATGCAGCCGCGCGGGCCTCGGCCTATCTTGCCGCTGCCGTGCGCAAGCCCTACAAGCAGGCGCTCGCCGACCACGTAGCTGCTTACCAGCGCTACTTCAACCGCGTGACCCTGAACCTGGGCGTGACGCCCGCCGTGCAGCTTCCTACCCTCCAGCGCCTCGCCGACTTTGCCCAAGGCCACGACCCGGCTTTGGCGGCCCTGTATTTTCAGTACGGCCGCTACCTGCTCATCAGCTCTTCGCAGCCGGGTGGGCAGCCGGCCAACCTGCAAGGCATCTGGAACGACCAGCTCAAGGGGCCCTGGGACAGCAAGTACACAGTGAACATCAACACCGAAATGAACTACTGGCCGGCCGAAGTCACGAACCTGACGGAGCTGCACGAGCCCTTGTTCAGCCTGATACAGGACCTGAGCGTGACCGGGCGGCAGAGCGCCCGCCAAATGTACGGGGCCCGCGGCTGGATGCTACACCACAACACCGACATCTGGCGCATTACGGGGCAGGTTGACCCGCCGCAGTACGGCCTTTGGCCCATGGGCGGAGCCTGGCTTTCGCAGCACCTCTGGGATCACTACCAATTTACCGGCGACCAGCAGTTTCTGCGCACCTACTACCCCGTGCTGAAGGGTGCGGCCACCTACTACGTCGATGCCTTGCAGGAAGAGCCCACCCACCACTGGTTGGTAGTGGCGCCCTCGGTGTCACCCGAAAACACGTATTCGTTGCAAGGCAAGCAAATTGCTCTGGTGGCCGGCACCACCATGGACAATCAACTGGTGTTCGACCTATTCTCGAAAACCATCCGGGCCGCCGAGCTGCTTCAGCTCGACCAGCCTTTCGCCGACACGCTGCGCACCCTGCGCGAGCGGCTGCCGCCCATGCAGATTGGCCAGTACGGGCAGGTGCAGGAGTGGCTGCAGGACGTGGACAACCCCCGCGATACGCACCGTCACATTTCCCACCTCTACGGGCTGTACCCCAGTGGGCAGCTGTCGCCCTACCGCACGCCCGCCCTGTTTGAAGCCGCCCGCGTGACGCTCACCCAGCGCGGTGACGTGTCCACGGGGTGGTCGATGGGCTGGAAGGTGAACTTCTGGGCGCGCATGCAGGACGGCAACCACGCCTACAAGCTGCTCACTGAGCAGCTGCGGCTCCGGGCCAGCGAGCCCGGCGGTGTGAGCGAGGGCGGGGGCACGTATCCCAATCTGCTCGATGCGCACCCCCCGTTTCAGATTGACGGCAACTTTGGCTGTACGGCGGGTCTGGCCGAGCTATTCGTGCAGAGCTACGACGGCACCCTGGACCTGCTCCCCGCCTTGCCCGACGCTTGGCCCACGGGCGAGGTGACGGGCCTCGTAGCCCGCGGGGGCTACGTTGTGGACCTGGCCTGGGATAAGGGACGCCTCACGCGAGCGCGCATCACTTCGCGGCTAGGAGGCAACTGCCGCGTGCGGGTGCACCGCCCCATAGCAGCTACGGGCGGCTTGAAGCTGCAGGCTGCCCAGGGCCCTAACTCCAACCCATTTTACCAGACTTTCCCAGTCAAGCCGCCGCTGGTATCCGCCAAAACCACGCCGCGGCAGCCCGCTCTGGCGCCGTCGTTTGTGTACGATTTTCCCACCCAAGCCGGCCAAGCCTATTCGCTGCGAGCCCGCTAG